In Equus przewalskii isolate Varuska chromosome 6, EquPr2, whole genome shotgun sequence, one DNA window encodes the following:
- the LOC103550130 gene encoding olfactory receptor 10N1, which produces MRNHTELNEFILLGIPQTEGLETVLFVVFSFIYLFTLLGNSLIFTAIVSSSALHTPMYFFLGLLSIFDILFPSVTCPKMLFYLSGQSQAISYKGCAAQLFFYHFLGSTEGCLYSVMAYDRFVAICHPLRYMLVMRPGVCIGLVMAAWLVGCLQATILTSFTFQLTYCGPNQVDYFFCDIPAVLPLACADTSLAQKVGSSNVGFLALMLFFSVCVSYTRIGIAILRIRSAKGRQKAFSTCSAHLTAILCAYGPVIIIYLQPTPNPLLGAVVQILNNVVSPMLNSLIYSLRNKEVKRSLKKVFHNIVFTAVE; this is translated from the coding sequence ATGAGGAATCACACAGAGCTGAATGAGTTCATTCTACTGGGAATACCTCAAACAGAGGGACTGGAGACCGTGCTCTTTGTCGTCTTCTCATTCATTTACCTCTTCACTCTGCTTGGCAATTCACTCATCTTTACAGCAATTGTTTCATCCTCTGCCCTTCACACTCCCATGTATTTCTTCTTGGGACTCCTATCTATTTTTGACATATTATTCCCATCTGTGACCTGTCCCAAGATGTTATTCTATCTCTCTGGCCAGAGCCAAGCCATTTCTTATAAGGGATGTGCTGCACAGCTCTTCTTCTATCATTTCCTGGGATCTACTGAAGGCTGCCTCTATTCTGTGATGGCTTATGATCGCTTTGTTGCCATCTGTCACCCACTGAGGTATATGCTCGTCATGAGACCTGGAGTCTGTATTGGTTTGGTCATGGCAGCCtggttggtgggttgtcttcaGGCCACCATTCTGACCTCCTTTACCTTTCAGTTAACCTACTGTGGCCCCAATCAGGTAGACTACTTCTTCTGTGACATTCCTGCTGTCTTACCCCTGGCTTGTGCCGACACCTCCCTGGCCCAGAAAGTGGGTTCCTCTAATGTTGGCTTTCTGGCTTTAATGCTTTTCTTCAGTGTTTGTGTCTCCTACACACGCATTGGGATTGCCATTTTGAGAATTCGTTCAGCAAAGGGCAGGCAGAAAGCTTTCTCTACCTGCAGCGCCCACCTCACTGCAATCCTCTGCGCCTATGGACCTGTAATTATTATCTACCTGCAGCCTACACCCAACCCTTTGCTTGGTGCCGTGgtgcaaatattaaataatgtagTCTCACCCATGCTGAACTCGTTAATCTATTCCTTAAGgaacaaggaagtgaaaagatCCCTAAAAAAGGTGTTCCACAATATAGTATTTACTGCTGTGGAATAA